ATTTCCCATAGTCATTTAAACGCGCCATATAGTGAtcctgtcggggggggggggtttccatAATCGATTGAATAAAAGAATATAGGGATGAATCAACACACCATACAAAAAGGATACAAAAGCACGGGGGGAAAGCAGTGTTACAATTGGACATGACTGCAGGGAACCACAACAATCAAACAACGCTGCTCCGGGGCAAAAGGCTATTGTTAGCATAGCTCGTGCTTAAGCATTACAGTTAAAAAATAAGACTAAACAACTGCCGATCGGAGGACTATTGTGACTTACCTTTACAAACGTGATTGGCGTCGTTGTCCCTTCAATGTCCAGCAATACTGCACTGGTAGAAGCAGGAATGAAAACGGTGGCCATTTTTAGAAGTCAGGGGGAGATGGTTAGCTGACGTTAGCTTACTTAGCAACAACGCCGCTGGAAAGCCAATCACAGCTTCTTTCTGGCTGACGCCCCTAACCAGCTCGGTACAACAAATAGAATCCAAACCGTAAGAAACGCTCTAACGGGACACTGGGCCGATGACTAGCGGGCTATCCTTATTGTCATCTCGCAGCTAACACAGATTCACATCACCGTTGCGTGCACATGTTCTGAACTGTCGGTTCGGCCGCTCGGTCGGTAGGTGGCGCTGTTTCGCGTAATCTCGCGATAAAGACGGCAACTGCGAATAATATATGACGACGTTCGGGAGGTACCCTGAGCTAACTTGCAAATTGAACCGCTCTTTCCTCCAAGGTACACTGCTTTGCGCAAATTTAGAACAGCGATTAAGCTTCCCCTAGCTAATGAAATCACCCTTTTACTCGAATTTGGAGAATCATTTTGGGATTTGCATCGCCGCAGATCCATTAGCTTGTAGCTAACACCGCTAAAGCGTGAGCTAGCCCAGCTTGACTTCAGAATTAGTCGCTTTTTCAAACGTTCTTCCTGACTACTTTTGGAAGCATCGAAAAACCGAAGCCATGTGTGAAAACTACGAATTTAGCGACGACACGATCATGACGAGAATggaagaggacggggagggCAACTGTGATGATCCGATGTCCGCGACTGGAGACTGTGGCCCGATGGGCGACGAGGCCGACGGGTCGCGGATCGACGCCAGCAAAAACGAAGAGGATGAGGGGTAAGGCTGCGGTGGCTGCAGCGCTTCTTTGAATTCCCGTCATTGTGCAAGCTTAATCACCCAAATGCGCTGCCTTTGACAATAGGAAGATGTTCGTTGGTGGGCTCAGCTGGGACACAACAAAGAAAGACCTGAAAGATTACTTTTGCAAGTATGGGGAGGTGGTAGATTGTACGTTAAAACTGGACCCCATAACTGGCAGATCGAGGGGATTCGGCTTTGTGCTCTTCAAAGAACCTGAGAGTGTTGAAAAGGTATAAACACAAATGTCTACGTCATGTGCATGATAAGAAATGAAAGCAGAAGGTGATACAGTCTATAGGACATCAGCTGTGTGGTGTAGTCAGATGCATATATGCATGCATGTTTGAAGACCACTCTTATACCGTGCCTAAATGAAGTATCGGTTCTTACTGTAATAAAGGTTGCCTCGCAGAAGGAACATAAACTCAATGGGAAAGTAATTGACCCTAAAAAAGCCAAAGCCATGAAGGGGAAGGAGCCTGTGAAGAAGATCTTTGTCGGTGGTCTCTCTCCAGACACCCCAGAAGAGAAAGTCAGAGAGTACTTTGGTGCCTTTGGGGAGGTAcctatgtttgtttgtttgttttgaatcCTTGCACTCATTTAGCAGAGTTGATTTATGTGATGTATGTGCTGATATTTAACATGATTCATATATATACTGTCATCCCGAACAGGTGGAGTCAATTGAACTTCCCATGgagaccaaaacaaacaaaaggagaGGCTTTTGCTTCATCACGTTCAAAGAGGAAGAGCCAGTGAAATGCATCATGGAGAAAAAGTTTCACAACATCGGACTGAGCAAGGTGCTTGCCCTTTTTAGATCTACCGAATTTCCTACCAGTGATATGGAATTCCTATTGAATCAGATCAAATGTTCTTGCTTTCAGTGTGAAATTAAAGTGGCCGTGTCAAAGGAGCagtaccagcagcagcagtactgGGGCGGCCGTGGCGGATACTCATCCAGGGctcgaggaagaggaggtgggtggAACATATTCAGTAGATGTGGCTGTAGCACACGCTTCTGAACGGCATAGCAACAGTACACGAATGCCGTGCACGATTCGTTGGTGCTTTGATAAACACAAGGCGACGGCGCATTTGAAACATCCTTGCGAGGATGTCCGGGTCAGCGCTGCCACCTGTTTCGTAATCGTAGTTGGAACTAAAATCCTCTTTCAACACAGGTCCCAATCAAAATTGGAACCAGGGTTACGGCAACTACTGGAATCAAGGCTATGGGAATTATGGGAATTATGGTTACAATAATCAAGGGTATGGAGGATATGGTGGCTACGATTATTCTGGTTACAATTGCGGATATGGTGACTACAACGGTAAGTGGATCTATTGGTGAAAATCCCACTTTTGCctttattttcagcatttttagaTCTGGCTCGTATTGATTTCTAGATCAATCCGGGGGATATGGCAAGTCACCACGGCGTGGTGGACACACCAACAGTTACAAGCCCTATTAATGGGGAAATCCTCATCCTCAAGCAGGTATGTAGCACCAACAATTATACCACTTCCTGTAAACGTTCTGTAGTAGTCATCTTACTTTGTTGTTTGTAACATCATTTGTAAATTTCTTTTTCTCAGCACCCTCATGTGCTTTACAGTAGTGGTAACATAGAGGCTACACTCGATTACTTAAGCAGCCGGCCTTCTGCTGCCTCATttgaaaaaactttttttttttttctaactgtAAAGTTAACAGGTAAagtactgctactactgtaaATGGATGCCAAAGTTAAGGATGTGCaaggaaacagaaaaggaaGTATGTTGTCTCCTAACTCTGACATACCTTGTTTGTACCTGCCAGCGGAGCTTCCTTGCAGGCCATGAGCTGACTCCCAGATACTCTCAGGGCCCGCTCAATGCGGACCGGGTACGAGAAGCGTACGCTCTCGAATGCTGCCATTTGGTATGGTCTTACAACATCCTGTATCAGCATTTCTAAACTAAAACAATATGGGACACGTCCAGCTTTGTCATCTTCCTTTCCATTTTTAAGCTGTTTGCAATTGATTGTAATGTAAGAATTAAAATCCACACTTgtaattgtcattttttacagGCCCTAACTCCCCCACAAGTAACTTTATAAATATAACTATCTGTTTTTCAAAGGATATGTACAGCATTCTCTGGACTTCCCAGTTCCTATTGTTAATATATGTATTCCTAATCTTActgaaatgtttgtttctttatttagtCCATGAGTTTAAAGCTGGTTCGTAGTTGGACTCCACAGTGATGGGGGATAAAGTGCTTTACTCTGTGTATCTGTACTGCTCTGTGGACGGCGTCGGGAAAAGACTCCTCTTTTGTTAACTTTCTTGTAATTTCTTGAATTTTCCtcttttgtaaaaaaagaaaaaaaaagagaaataataacacaaacaaacatgtcaCCACATTTCCAGAAAATTTGCATGCATTGCCTTTTATAAAAGTGTGTCTCGAAGGTTCTTTTTCGTTTAGTATTTGGGCTTTGACCTCTTCAGGCTATTGCACTTGAGGATCTCTAGCACTTAATTTActgtaaaatgttaaatgttctCAGTTTgcttttccttatttttttgTAACATTAAGACACAGGGGACTCCTAATTTATCTGTATTTGAGTGGTCTTTGTTTTTCACCTGaagctgatttgtttttgtatgtttttcatAGGTTTCAGAGCGAACAAAGGCAGCTGAGCTGGTGGATCATTGGCCAGAGAGATGATGTATCCAGTAACAATCGATatgattgttgttttcttttcttcttcgtaAAGAAACACGCGGAGAACACTATGACCTACACCCTTTTCGTCTGACTCTACCTAGTATTTGTCGTATATTCAAAGGTTTTGATGTCTTGCCTTGATTTAGATGACTGCCTCCCTTCctgtttgtatttgttgttCTATTACGCTGTTTGTGACTCGCTTCTTTACGGACGTGACTAAAATGCTTGTTTGGTTTGAACAGATCACACACCGAGTCCTGTTGTAGATCATAGAAAATGACTTCTTACAGTTTTACACACACCGGCAACATTATATTTGTCATTACAGAGTTTGACTCGCATAAACATCCACATATATACACGCAGGTGATCATTATACATTAAGGAATGTGATAATAAACGCGATAAGCACTTAGATTTGTGATCTTTTTTTGAAATGTAAAGACCTGtgttaataacttggagtgttCCGTTCTCAGTTTCAACTTAACCGCAAGTATTCTCATTTTAAGAATGTCACAAAATCATGTTTGAAATTGATAAATATTTAAGACcttgagggaggaaaagagatcAAATGATCTGACGTGATGAGATCAGTCATCCTACAGCTTGATTGCTTTGATCTGAGGTTTAGATGACTTTCGTCGcgaagaggatgatgaggatgatgatgatcagcACAATGATGCCAATTATAAtcatcatttttatgtttttccaCCAGTACTTCCTGGCGACTCGTGTAGACGTTCTTTGGAACGAGTCTGCCTAAAAAAATTAGAAAAATCATGTCAATAAAACTAAGGAAAGATCCTTAAAAAAAGAGGCAACTGTTGACTTTGTCTTTGGTTCTGAGGCGAATGAGTGTTCTGCATTAAAAATTCAAAACAAAGGAGACCTCTTGAAGTTAAAAGATGGGTCCTCTGCTGTGACTGTCAGATAACAAGGAaggaaataaagaataaaatgatTGCACCAAAGTTGTTTCCTTGAAAAGTGTGTCAAGCAGTACCAGTACTCTGAGTACACAACAGTCATTTATTGGGGGTAGATGTTAATAGCAGATGAATGGTGATCTGTTACTGTGGACATAATCTATAAGCACCCGGAGCGAACATGTTTACCCTCTTTAAAACATCCGGGTCGGCGGCTCGTGCGGTTAAACACTCACGGAGGCCTGCAGGTCGTCGGACTTCCCGATCAGGTCGTCCagcctctcccccctctgcagCACCTTGCTGATGTTGTCCGTCAGGATGACTTTGACCTCGTTGACCTGATTCTGCACGTGGTCCACTTGAGTCGACTGGCCGCGGGTCGGCTCGTGAGGGCTCGTGACATCCTGCGGGAGATGACGACACCAGAGTGCTCAACGGTTCTCTGAAGTTCCCATTTGCGTCGGCCTGATCTTCGCCGCCACAGCCCAGATAATAGGAAAATAAACGACGCAGGGCTCGGAGCCAGAGTCACATGACGAACCTCCAGCCCAGGTTACTAAGTAAACCTGCCTTTTAGACGACCAAGCGCGAGTATCTTCCACAATTCGAGAATAATTAAGGCGAAAAGTCGAGCGcaccactcaccatcagtcagCCTCAACCAGCAACTCTCTCCCGCTGCATACAGATGTCACCTGCCGTAATAATTGATAAACCCGGAGTTTCTGGGCTCCTGCTGCCGTCTGAGCCACAGTTTGAGTTGACCCAGCTACCTGCTGCACCTTTCTGTTACTTATTAACCGAACTGTTGCCTCTAAGTGTGGTTGTCTCACCAGGAATCAGACAACATCAGGAACTGAGACACgcagctcttttcttttcctcttttcatcaGCCACAATTTGGCCTATAAATACAGTTTAAATTCTACTAACAAATACATTTGAGTTGTAAAGGTCTGCTGCCTTTTACATACCAtcctctgctgctgaagttgCGGAGTTGTTGGCAGGTATGTCCGGGCAAAGGGCTCCTTTTTCTACACAGTGATATTTGCAAGGCAGTAAAAAGTGATGTCACTCTGCTGCAGCACTTCATTTCCTGTACTTTCTCAAGCTGAACCtgattttctttaaaagaaaaaaacatatttaaaataaattttagaTAATGAACATGCACAAATTGGTGCACATTTGGACGCGAACACACACATAAGTGCTAATAAAACAGAACTTTTGCAACTGTAAAATGATATAATTTGATATTACTTCGTGATGAGGTCATATTACTCTacacattttgttttaaaataacttaATCAAGAAGGTTCGAAACTTTTATTTCGACTTTTACTGAGATGTTAAAAGAGACGGAGATTCTTGCAGATGATGAAATTGACGTAACCCGCCCCCCAATGACCCCGGAACTACATCCGCTGTCATTTAACCGAACTTCCGGTGTCCAGGAACATCTTTTACATGTTTACTGTCTCGAACTCCTGTTGCTAAACATGGAAAAATCTGGGTGTCCCGAAACATGAAGCACATACTTCTTAACGGAAAAATGTAATGAATAAACCTCCGAAATAACAAAATGAAATTAAGTCCGCACTCAATGACTGCCTTTGTATAATCATATGTGAATTTCCAACTACTTTTGCTAAGATGCCTCCCACTTCATGTTGTCATTTAGGCAGAAAAAAACTCCACTTCCGAGTTGCAGAGTTAATCATTGCTACTTCATCCTTTATCAGCGTTCCTCAGATAGCTTCAGTCCACTCAGCGACGTTCCAGCGCCACGCTTCCTTCCTCTACGTCTTTTTAGTCACTCAGCTTTCGTTCCGGAACTGAAGATGAACCCCAGCGGAGCCACCAGAAGCGGGAGAACGTTTCTCTTCACGTCCGAGTCAGTCGGAGAAGGACACGCAGGTACCGTGGACATGCGTGGACATGCGTGGGCATGTTGCCGTCTCATGCTTACCTCAGCGAACAACGCTGGATGTACAGTTAAATTCAATTCCAATCCCAATAATAGCTTGAAAGAAATGTTCTACTGTTGGATTTTAAAATGTCTCTGTTGATAAGTGAGTATCAGCGTCCCACGCTGCTTCAAGAAACCATGTTCAAAGTGACAGAAACTCAAATAAACCTAAATCTCAAActcaaataaacctttttcttttcctccacgtCTCAGATAAAATGTGCGATCAGATCAGTGATGCTGTGCTCGACGCCTACCTGAAAGAAGACCCTGACTCCAGAGTGGCCTGTGGTAATGAGGCGCCCAGATCTTTACCAAAGGCTCTTAATATGCACCAATGTCGCGATGTTAATGCGCATTTCTGACCATTAGCACGATTATACAACCATCTTAGTCAAGATTCAACTGTGACCCCTTAGTCAAAGGTCACTCCAGCGTTACGCCACCGTGGTTTATTATCAGAGGCGTAAAGACCCTTTTATTACAGAGTGTGTAACCAAGACTGGAATGATCCTGCTGGTTGGAGAGGTGACCTCTAAAGCCACAGTGGATCTGCAGAAGGTGGTCCGGAATACCGTGAAGTCCATCGGCTACGACGACTCCTCCAAAGGTGCAGAGCGGTGGAATTCCGTATTTGTTGTGATTGAACGGCGTCGTTTGCTGAGTCCCAGCTGTGATCCGCAGGGTTCGACTACAAGACCTGCAACGTGCTGGTTGCCCTGGAGCCTCAGTGTGCCGAGATCTCCGACTGTGTGTTTGAAGGAAGGGATCAGGAGGACATCGGCGCAGGAGACCAGGTTCAGTATTCTGGTTAAATATACTGCGATGCCGTTAAAAAACCAcgaaaaattaaacaaaaaactGTTTAGTTCATTTCACACCTCCAATAAATATCTAATATTAATGCAGAATTCTTTCCTTTTGTCCTTGAATGTATGTTTTTttgctgcagagacacagattGTCCAAGATTTGAGCCTATAAATGTTCATATTTATGCTATCCTATTTTCCTGATATGTGGTCGTCTCTGTTCCTCCAGGGTCTGATGTTCGGCTACGCCACCGATGAGACGGAGGAGTGCATGCCGCTCACCATCCTCCTGGCCCACAAACTCAACTACAGGATGAAGGAGCTGTCCCGCACTAGAGAGTGTCCCTGGATCTTACCAGATTCCAAATCACAAGTGAGCCTTGTgtttcaccatgacaaccatttTCATACGATGAGTTAGTGGTACACATGTGTGTGGACCATCCGAATGATATTTTCTCGCCTCTCCGTGCAGTAGTAACAGAGTAGGTGGGATAAAGGcctgtgttctcctgcaggtCACTGTGGAGTACCAAGACAACAAGGGAGCCTTGGAGCCTCTGCGTGTCCACACTGTGGTCCTGTCAGTGCAGCATGTCCCCGAGATCAGCCTGAAAGACATCAGGCACCACTTGATGGAGAAAGTGGTGAAGGTGGTCATCCCAGCCAAGTACCTGGATGAAAAGACCATCTACCATCTCCTGCCAAGCGGAAAGTTCCTTCTAGGGGGCCCGCAGGTGATAAAGATGCAACCAGTCAAATGAAACAACAGACTTTTTGACCAAAAGCAGGAGACGTCTGATGGATTTGTGTCATCAGAGTGACGCAGGACTCACTGGGCGTAAAATCATCGTGGACACATATGGAGGATGGGGAGGTCACGGAGGAGGGGCTTTCTCTGGAAAAGACTACTCCAAAGTGGATCGGTCCGGAGCGTATGCAGCTCGCTGGGTTGCTAAATCTTTGGTCAAAGCTGGGCTGTGCAGGAGAGCACTGGTTCAGGTgcgggagagagaaaaaaacactcaAATCAAGTCAAAGCAGCATAGaactctgctgtttttctttatgtTCCTGTACATAAAGATGAAACAGTAGGAACTTTGAGGTTTTCCTCTTGTCTGTTACTCTGTGTAGATCTCCTATGCCATCAGCGTGAGCCACCCGCTCTCCATCTCAGTGTTCCACTACGGCACGTCCAACAGAGACGAAGACGAGCTGCTGCAGATCGTGCAGAAGAACTTTGACCTGCGGCCAGGTGTCATCGTGAAGTACGTCCAGTTTCCTCAGTCTTCCTGTCTTTCTCTGTCTACTCAGAGTAAAATCGTCCCTCTCTTCTTACAGAGAACTCGACCTCAAGCGTCCCATTTACCAGTCCACTGCCTGCTATGGCCACTTTGGCAGAGAGGAGTTTCCCTGGGAAAAACCAAAGTCTCTCGTGTTCTGAGTTTGGGACACATTCCACCCAGAAACAATCAAGTCCAACTGTGTCCTGCGATCTATGTTTTCTAAATACAGTTCACAATATAACACATTTGTCAATTTATGACTAAATGAACAAATCaatgaattacattttagtgatttaaaaataaatagaagcaATATCCAATACTATCTATTTTTAaaatcgtttaaaaaaaatcaccagaTTACAGTTTACTGAAATCAAATCTAAACTAAAACTGGCGAAATGCCTAAAACACCAtttgtccactagatggcgacaaaGGTTCAAAAGCcgagagaggaaaaaatgccCGTAAatcatgttattttttttaaatgcagaacaTAATGAAACTTGTTAAGTAAAATTCGAGTGAAtttaaatatgatctaaattcaacagaaaatgaagaaattcgATAAATACTTACATTTGTCTACTAGTGTGTGATATGGGACAAGTGGCGATTTAGACAGCATGAAACAGTAGAAACGACGAGGTTAGGTACCAAATAAACAGGTTCTTTTGATGCTACCCGCAAAATGACCTATACCCACGTGTGCTAAAGTAATTTGTATTACTGTACTTCAGAAAAACCTCGGAAAAGAATGCAGCAATTACAACCTTCAACACAAACGTGGTAATGTTACGGACCCTTTGATTGGCTGACGAAAGCATATAAATGTACGGAAGCCTGGAGGCGTTTGTGGGTTCTCCACTCCTGAAATTTAGTTTCGTAATCTCTCGGCGGGGTCAGCACAACTTCCAGACATTATTTAGTGTCTCTTGGTTGAAGTTATGTATCCTGGAGGGATTTCGGGTGGTTGTGTCGGGAGAGTCGTCGGGACACTTTTGGATGCATTTTCGAAGTAATAGAAGAGGGAAACGTTGGACGCGTCACCATGTCGGGAAACAATGGACCTTATGTgatcaggaagaggaggaagcccgTCCAGAAAACGTAGGTTCAAACACTATTCCCCCAGAATTGCCCCCGGgcagaaagcaaagcaaaagcCCCCGTTTGGTGGCGTTGGGACGGTTCAGTGTTCCATTCCTGTGTTTCCACATGTCATATCTGTAATCACCACGATGCGACCAATTCCGTTTTTCTGAGGCAGACTTGATTACCCAAAATGTGGAGAAAGTTCAAGGTCAAGTTCACCTGCAGAAGATGTCACGCAAAAGCGCGATCACGCGTGATCTGCACCCATTTTAGAAATGCGTCGTTTATCTGAAGTGTCGGCCAATTGTTGCATGTTCTTCACTGACTTTACCTGAAGGAGCAAATCACTTTCTAAACATTTCAATAGAAGCAAACATGATTAAAGAAAAGACTTATTCATGCAAAATGAAACGATCAGATCAAACAAACAAGCCTCATGTTCTTAATACAGTAAATCACATCTTTAACTTGGGTCCTCCTTCATGTTTGTGAATATTGCAGGAAGGAAACATCTATAGAGGAATTTTAAATGTTGCACCTGATTTATGCAGGATGCTTTGCATCTTTCtctgctttgtgtttttaaagtggCCTCCAATTATCTCGGATTTATCTGCCATTGTTGTCAGTCAGAAATGTCTCTCAGGATAAAGGTGaatttccatcatcatcacgcTATAAACCGTTTGATATTATGTCTTTATGCTCCAGAGAAAATACTTTATTTCAGCTGTAAATGGTAAATACTGCCCCTGGCCATTTGACCAGGCCGTTTCACTGcaaaaatgtcagatttttaATCACAATATCTAAAATTAGCTGACAGTGAGGTGACGGGAGGCTCACGTTGGTGACTGAAAGCACATTCATGGTCTGCAGAGGTTGCATCCTACCGAGGGAGGGGTTTATTTCATCATATTCAGTGtctaaaatgttattttatatataaaaatacgGTAAATTATGGAATTTACCTGCCAAAATGCAAATCTTCAGCAACTTCCATACTTAAAAGGCCCACAAACCTACAGATACTTTATGATTAAGTCAACAGGAAGTAAACTTAAATGATGCTTATatacttttttctttaattcaaTAATGCCACTTACTCTGCActtctttgtttattttacatGTAACAACATACGCTGCACCTCTGTTATTACTTTTCGCTCATTAGTTGTGTTTGTCCTTCAGCGTTTATTTTGGCAGCGCCGCACAGAAGCAAACGCTCGACGTTTCAATAGGAGCATTGTTGGCGTGAGCCGGAAGAGTCGTCCTGATGTGTGCTCACACACGCAGACCTTGCCTGCTCCCTGGTTCCTCATCTGAAATAAGGACCTCATTCCCCCAACACTAAAATGTCCTCATCTCATCTTTAAAGTGTGAAGCCTCCACCTGCGAAGACCAATCCGTCCAAACGCCACCGGGACCGCCTGAACGTGGAGCTGGATCACCTGGCCAGTCTGCTGCCTTTCTCCCAGGAGATCAGGAGCCGCCTGGACAAGCTGTCGGTGCTCCGCCTCAGCGTGGGGTACCTGAAGGCCAAGAGCTGCCTCCAAGGTCAGTGATCGCTGCGTCCTGGACGTTTGTCCTATCCGTGGAGTGTGGGGGACGCTGTTGGGGACGCGGTCGGGTGCTGACGGCTGCGTGGTTGAGCCTTGGGAGGAGGGAATCTTGACACCGGGTTAATGTAAACATGCCATGCCGGAGGGGAAAGAGTGTGAGGAAAAGGGAGTTTTAATCGGGATCATGTGACAGCCAGACTGGAACAGTAGGTCTTTATTCTGATCCTAATCAAACACACCCAGGCTGAGGTGAGTCCAGGTCGCCGACAGCATCAGTAGTGTGTGCATTAGCTAAAAGGATGTTGTTCAGCACTGAGTGAGTATGAGCGTATTCTTCTTGTCTCTGGTCTGCGTTCTACTCCAGCGGTTCCACGTGCATCGACCTGGTTCAGCGGTCCATctgttgctcttcctcttcgGTTTCTCTTTCCAGTCACTTTTCAGGGCTTGTGCTGGCATAGACACGCCCGTAGTTTGTCCTCGAACGCATCTTCGGTACATCCTGGCAGCAGCTCAACAGCAGAGGAGCCTCCCTTTCTGCTCTGCGGCCTCCTGGTTCGCTATCAGCTGACtgatcgctgctgctgctgctggatcagagggggtgggggaagCTCGCTGGTACGACATGGGGGCTCCTTACAAGGCCGCGGAGCTTCGCGTTGGCTCAAGTGAACATGGTGGACCGGCAAACGTGGACCAGTAGAGTCGACGGAGCCGTGGACTCTGCTGGTGATCCGGTGAATTCAGAGCCCAGGTTATCAGACCAGGACCCCTCCCTGCATCGCTTCCCGGTCCACTTCTGAAGGTCAGGGGGTCAGCATGGGCCCCCTGTGTCAGACGAGCAGTTTCTGAGCTCCACCAGCCCATCTGCTGCGCCGGGCCGCCCGGGCCCGCCTTCACTCCACACGCGCATCACTTCACATTTCCAACTCCCTTGAGACGGTTGCTGCCACCAACCGCGTCTGCTCCCTGGtcatttaccaaaaataaaagctccTCTAACAACCAGCTGTATTTAAAGGAGCAGAAAGGCCCCGCTGTCATTCCCAGTCTGACTAAAAATAAAGAGGTtgattggggggaaaaaataaaaaatcctaCAATAGCAGCTTTGGTGTAGTTGGCATTGTCTCCAGAGGAGAGGTTCCTCCTGGCATCCTTAACATTTGCTCCATCTCTCTAATCTCCTGCACCCGTTTCCTCTGCTTGTGTGTTGAGGGGTGAATAATAGTGGATTTTCAATACTGTTGATATCAAAGTGAATATGATAAAATGTTGGGAGGGGCGTCCATTGTCCCTGGGTTGCTTAAAATGGAACTGGTAGAACCTATAAATGAGCTTTTTGTTCAATTCTTGAGCTTTTGCTTTCTTGTATTTGCATGTTAGAAGGACTTGTATCTCTTCCTGACAATGTTTTTTTTGATGGCGAGATAAAATGATGCCATGTTTTTGGTCGGTGGGATGACGTCAACCGTGAAGCGTTGGCAGGAGTCGGGCCCTCTGTTGCGGGTCGTAAACACAAACCGAACGGGGTCCAACAGATTCCCGCAATGCCGAATCACCTCTGAGCACAGATTGTTCCCTCCGGTGAGCCTTGAATGACTCCCAGGTGATACCATTCCCCTTCAGTCAACACCGGGAGTGCGGGTTATCATGGCGAACCATCGTCACCGTGGCGACCGCCCAGAGTCTGAGCGGTGCAGGAAGTCTGAAACCACGGCGCAGGGGAAGAGGGCATTAGCTTCATGTGGGTCGCTCATGTCTGCTTCCTGTATGTGGCGATAAGTGTTGACACGACCGAATG
The sequence above is drawn from the Takifugu rubripes chromosome 6, fTakRub1.2, whole genome shotgun sequence genome and encodes:
- the hnrnpd gene encoding heterogeneous nuclear ribonucleoprotein D0 isoform X1 produces the protein MCENYEFSDDTIMTRMEEDGEGNCDDPMSATGDCGPMGDEADGSRIDASKNEEDEGKMFVGGLSWDTTKKDLKDYFCKYGEVVDCTLKLDPITGRSRGFGFVLFKEPESVEKVASQKEHKLNGKVIDPKKAKAMKGKEPVKKIFVGGLSPDTPEEKVREYFGAFGEVESIELPMETKTNKRRGFCFITFKEEEPVKCIMEKKFHNIGLSKVLALFRSTEFPTSDMEFLLNQIKCSCFQCEIKVAVSKEQYQQQQYWGGRGGYSSRARGRGGPNQNWNQGYGNYWNQGYGNYGNYGYNNQGYGGYGGYDYSGYNCGYGDYNDQSGGYGKSPRRGGHTNSYKPY
- the hnrnpd gene encoding heterogeneous nuclear ribonucleoprotein D0 isoform X3 produces the protein MCENYEFSDDTIMTRMEEDGEGNCDDPMSATGDCGPMGDEADGSRIDASKNEEDEGKMFVGGLSWDTTKKDLKDYFCKYGEVVDCTLKLDPITGRSRGFGFVLFKEPESVEKVASQKEHKLNGKVIDPKKAKAMKGKEPVKKIFVGGLSPDTPEEKVREYFGAFGEVESIELPMETKTNKRRGFCFITFKEEEPVKCIMEKKFHNIGLSKCEIKVAVSKEQYQQQQYWGGRGGYSSRARGRGAFLDLARIDF
- the hnrnpd gene encoding heterogeneous nuclear ribonucleoprotein D0 isoform X2, whose translation is MCENYEFSDDTIMTRMEEDGEGNCDDPMSATGDCGPMGDEADGSRIDASKNEEDEGKMFVGGLSWDTTKKDLKDYFCKYGEVVDCTLKLDPITGRSRGFGFVLFKEPESVEKVASQKEHKLNGKVIDPKKAKAMKGKEPVKKIFVGGLSPDTPEEKVREYFGAFGEVESIELPMETKTNKRRGFCFITFKEEEPVKCIMEKKFHNIGLSKCEIKVAVSKEQYQQQQYWGGRGGYSSRARGRGGPNQNWNQGYGNYWNQGYGNYGNYGYNNQGYGGYGGYDYSGYNCGYGDYNDQSGGYGKSPRRGGHTNSYKPY
- the LOC101061783 gene encoding vesicle-associated membrane protein 8 isoform X1; translated protein: MDVTSPHEPTRGQSTQVDHVQNQVNEVKVILTDNISKVLQRGERLDDLIGKSDDLQASADSFQRTSTRVARKYWWKNIKMMIIIGIIVLIIIILIILFATKVI
- the LOC101061783 gene encoding vesicle-associated membrane protein 8 isoform X2 yields the protein MDVTSPHEPTRGQSTQVDHVQNQVNEVKVILTDNISKVLQRGERLDDLIGKSDDLQASADSFQRTSTRVARKYWWKNIKMMIIIGIIVLIIIILIILFATKVI
- the mat2al gene encoding methionine adenosyltransferase II, alpha-like isoform X1, with protein sequence MNPSGATRSGRTFLFTSESVGEGHADKMCDQISDAVLDAYLKEDPDSRVACECVTKTGMILLVGEVTSKATVDLQKVVRNTVKSIGYDDSSKGFDYKTCNVLVALEPQCAEISDCVFEGRDQEDIGAGDQGLMFGYATDETEECMPLTILLAHKLNYRMKELSRTRECPWILPDSKSQVTVEYQDNKGALEPLRVHTVVLSVQHVPEISLKDIRHHLMEKVVKVVIPAKYLDEKTIYHLLPSGKFLLGGPQSDAGLTGRKIIVDTYGGWGGHGGGAFSGKDYSKVDRSGAYAARWVAKSLVKAGLCRRALVQISYAISVSHPLSISVFHYGTSNRDEDELLQIVQKNFDLRPGVIVKELDLKRPIYQSTACYGHFGREEFPWEKPKSLVF
- the mat2al gene encoding methionine adenosyltransferase II, alpha-like isoform X2, translating into MSLLINKMCDQISDAVLDAYLKEDPDSRVACECVTKTGMILLVGEVTSKATVDLQKVVRNTVKSIGYDDSSKGFDYKTCNVLVALEPQCAEISDCVFEGRDQEDIGAGDQGLMFGYATDETEECMPLTILLAHKLNYRMKELSRTRECPWILPDSKSQVTVEYQDNKGALEPLRVHTVVLSVQHVPEISLKDIRHHLMEKVVKVVIPAKYLDEKTIYHLLPSGKFLLGGPQSDAGLTGRKIIVDTYGGWGGHGGGAFSGKDYSKVDRSGAYAARWVAKSLVKAGLCRRALVQISYAISVSHPLSISVFHYGTSNRDEDELLQIVQKNFDLRPGVIVKELDLKRPIYQSTACYGHFGREEFPWEKPKSLVF